One genomic region from Candidatus Nitrosopumilus koreensis AR1 encodes:
- a CDS encoding ArsR/SmtB family transcription factor, with amino-acid sequence MANDPDAKRLLWFIFAGSRGGLNRLKIISKLKENPLNTNQLANELGLDYKAIQHHIKVLEKNNLITKTGEKYGIMFFISTFLEVNMETFEEIEGKLDKSK; translated from the coding sequence ATGGCAAATGATCCTGATGCAAAAAGACTACTTTGGTTCATTTTTGCTGGTTCCCGTGGAGGTCTAAACAGGTTAAAAATTATTTCAAAATTAAAAGAAAATCCGTTAAACACTAACCAATTAGCAAACGAATTGGGTCTTGATTACAAAGCAATTCAGCATCACATTAAGGTACTTGAAAAAAATAATTTGATAACAAAAACAGGTGAAAAATACGGCATTATGTTTTTCATCTCAACTTTTTTAGAAGTAAATATGGAGACATTTGAAGAAATTGAAGGAAAATTGGATAAAAGTAAATAA
- a CDS encoding reverse transcriptase-like protein — protein sequence MGISVYVDGSGGSSGGYGFFVKETGESFYEKKPEITNNQAEYLAIISALNKFVDSNEEITIYSDSKNTVNQLNHEFAINNEQLRNLAREAWNLIGKFSNLSIIWVPRKENLAGKMLGS from the coding sequence ATGGGAATTAGTGTTTATGTTGATGGTTCTGGAGGTTCTAGTGGTGGATACGGTTTTTTTGTAAAAGAAACTGGCGAATCTTTTTATGAAAAAAAACCTGAAATTACTAACAACCAGGCTGAATATTTAGCAATAATTTCTGCATTGAACAAATTTGTTGATTCTAATGAAGAAATTACAATTTACAGCGATTCAAAAAATACTGTAAATCAACTTAATCATGAGTTTGCAATAAACAATGAACAATTACGTAATTTGGCTAGAGAAGCTTGGAATCTAATTGGAAAATTTTCTAATTTATCAATAATTTGGGTACCTAGAAAAGAGAATTTAGCAGGAAAAATGCTGGGAAGCTAA
- a CDS encoding CoA-binding protein — MTESVVLSPKSIAVIGASDKRGSVGATITSNIMNGFKGTVYPISPSRETVFYKKAYKSVLDVPKSIDLAVIVIKNTLVAPVLEECGKKKLKA, encoded by the coding sequence ATGACAGAATCTGTCGTTTTATCTCCCAAATCAATTGCAGTAATTGGTGCATCTGATAAAAGAGGAAGCGTTGGTGCTACTATCACTTCAAATATTATGAATGGGTTTAAAGGAACAGTTTATCCAATTAGTCCTTCTAGGGAGACTGTATTTTACAAAAAAGCATACAAGAGTGTTCTAGATGTTCCAAAATCTATTGATCTTGCAGTAATCGTTATCAAAAATACATTGGTTGCACCTGTGTTAGAAGAATGTGGTAAGAAAAAATTAAAGGCGTGA
- a CDS encoding acetate--CoA ligase family protein — protein sequence MIIITAGFKEVDEEGAKREQEIKDIAKKYKIQVIGPNCLGVMNLDPKTMMNSTFLKITPKSGKIALVSQSGAICAALVEDASAQGIGFSAVVSLGNKAAMSEVDVLKILANHKQTKVIVMYLEDMGDGQEFLKVCKNITKNLKKPVLVLKSGRSPEGAKAAMSHTGALMGSDEIYDALLKQSGAIRVDTMEELFDYATAFSKQPLPSSGDLVIVSNAGGPAIISTDACSKANIKMADITNIRKKIDEVIPPWGSSRNPVDIVGDADFNRFHNVLDRVLKHPKVGSVISMCTPSGTLNYDKLAEVIVDMSKKYKKTMLASLMGLDEGITNREILAAGNVPYYTYAEGAIRTLAAMIRFSNWVKSSPGKITKFKVDKTKAKKIFDKVKKEKRPNLLEEEGQEVLKAYGLPLPKSALAKNESEAVKIAKQIGYPVVMKIASPQIIHKSDAGGVKVNLTNDAEIKDAFKTIVKNAKQYNKKAEIKGVLIVEMVKGGKELIIGSKLEPGFGSVIMLGMGGIYVEVLKDVTFKLAPVTDKEADDMIASIKTQKLLQGVRGEKPSDITKLSECIQRLSQLVSDFKEIKELDMNPVLVMEKGKGCRILDVRIGI from the coding sequence GTGATTATCATCACAGCTGGATTCAAAGAAGTTGATGAAGAAGGAGCAAAACGTGAACAGGAAATCAAAGATATTGCTAAAAAATACAAAATTCAAGTTATTGGGCCCAATTGTCTTGGTGTCATGAACCTTGATCCAAAAACAATGATGAATTCTACTTTTCTTAAGATTACACCAAAATCTGGAAAAATTGCACTTGTTTCCCAAAGTGGAGCAATTTGTGCTGCACTGGTTGAAGATGCTAGTGCCCAAGGAATTGGTTTTTCTGCAGTCGTAAGTCTTGGAAACAAAGCTGCGATGAGTGAAGTTGATGTACTAAAGATCCTTGCAAATCATAAACAAACTAAGGTCATTGTCATGTATCTTGAAGATATGGGTGATGGCCAAGAATTCCTTAAAGTTTGTAAAAATATTACTAAAAATCTGAAAAAACCTGTACTTGTCCTCAAATCTGGACGTAGTCCTGAAGGTGCAAAGGCTGCAATGTCTCACACTGGAGCATTAATGGGTTCTGATGAAATTTATGATGCTCTTCTAAAACAATCTGGTGCAATCCGTGTTGATACAATGGAAGAATTATTTGATTATGCAACAGCTTTCTCAAAACAACCACTGCCTTCAAGTGGTGATTTAGTTATTGTTTCAAATGCTGGTGGACCTGCAATTATCTCTACAGATGCATGTTCAAAGGCTAACATTAAGATGGCTGATATTACAAATATCAGGAAAAAAATTGATGAGGTAATTCCTCCTTGGGGAAGTTCTAGAAATCCAGTAGACATTGTTGGTGATGCTGATTTTAATAGATTCCATAATGTTTTGGATCGTGTATTAAAGCATCCAAAAGTTGGTTCTGTAATTTCCATGTGTACTCCTTCTGGTACGCTAAATTATGATAAACTTGCGGAAGTTATTGTTGATATGTCAAAAAAATACAAAAAAACAATGCTTGCAAGTTTGATGGGATTGGATGAAGGGATTACAAACAGAGAAATTTTGGCTGCAGGAAATGTTCCATATTATACATATGCTGAAGGTGCAATCAGAACACTTGCTGCCATGATTAGGTTTTCTAACTGGGTCAAATCTTCACCTGGTAAGATAACGAAATTTAAAGTAGACAAAACTAAAGCTAAAAAAATATTTGACAAAGTAAAAAAAGAGAAAAGACCAAATCTATTAGAAGAAGAAGGTCAAGAAGTTCTCAAAGCATATGGTTTACCCCTTCCTAAAAGTGCACTTGCTAAAAATGAATCTGAAGCAGTAAAAATTGCAAAGCAAATTGGTTATCCTGTTGTAATGAAGATTGCATCTCCTCAAATTATTCATAAATCTGATGCAGGTGGTGTTAAAGTCAATTTAACAAATGATGCTGAAATTAAAGATGCTTTCAAAACTATAGTCAAGAATGCAAAACAATACAACAAAAAAGCAGAGATCAAGGGCGTCTTGATTGTAGAGATGGTTAAAGGTGGCAAAGAATTAATCATTGGTTCAAAACTAGAACCTGGATTCGGTTCCGTAATTATGCTGGGTATGGGCGGAATTTACGTTGAAGTTCTTAAAGATGTTACATTCAAACTTGCTCCAGTAACTGACAAAGAAGCAGATGATATGATAGCATCAATTAAAACTCAAAAACTCTTACAAGGAGTTAGAGGCGAAAAACCCTCTGACATTACAAAACTCTCTGAATGCATTCAGAGACTATCACAGCTAGTTTCTGACTTTAAAGAGATCAAAGAATTAGACATGAATCCTGTTCTTGTTATGGAAAAAGGAAAGGGATGTCGAATTCTAGATGTACGAATAGGCATCTGA
- a CDS encoding 4-hydroxyphenylacetate 3-hydroxylase family protein, producing the protein MANVLKTIRTGDDYIESLRGRDLKVYLFGELVKEPVDHPMIRPSINAVAETYDLAVREEALASADSSITGLKVNRFLHIAESAEDLVLQNKMQRKLGQNTGTCFQRCVGMDALNSLHSTTFEIDEKHGTDYHKRFLEFVKMVQKENLVIGGAMTDPKGDRSKGPSEQDDPDLFTRIVDTDEKGVYVSGAKAHQTGCINSHWIILMPTIRLTEADKDWAIVGAIPADAKGVTYIYGRQSCDTRSMEEGDIDDGNAKFGGQEALIILDRVFIPWDKIFMHGEYEFASMLVERFTCYHRRSYVCKTGLGDVLIGAAATIADYNGIPKVSHIKDKIIEMTHLNETIFAAGIASSHQGHKMKSGVYLNDDMLAQVCKHNVTRFPYEISRLAQDIAGGLVVTLPSEKDFRHPEAGPLLKKYLAGRKGVDVENRMRILRLIENMTLGRNAVGYLTESMHGAGSPQAQRIQIQRQMQVGYKKNLAKNLAGITNDVEEPKESSEYFKRVFKTKDSVL; encoded by the coding sequence ATGGCTAATGTCTTAAAGACAATTAGAACTGGTGATGATTATATTGAAAGCCTTAGAGGCCGAGATCTCAAAGTTTACCTTTTTGGTGAACTAGTTAAAGAACCAGTGGATCATCCTATGATCAGACCCTCAATTAATGCAGTTGCAGAAACTTATGATCTTGCAGTACGTGAAGAAGCACTAGCTTCTGCTGACTCATCAATTACTGGACTTAAAGTAAATCGATTTTTACATATTGCAGAAAGCGCTGAAGATTTAGTTTTACAAAATAAAATGCAAAGAAAACTTGGTCAAAATACTGGTACCTGTTTCCAAAGATGTGTTGGAATGGATGCCCTGAACTCTTTACACTCTACAACTTTTGAAATTGATGAAAAACATGGAACTGATTACCATAAAAGATTTTTAGAATTTGTAAAAATGGTTCAAAAAGAAAATCTTGTAATTGGTGGTGCCATGACTGATCCTAAGGGAGATAGAAGTAAAGGACCATCAGAACAAGATGATCCTGATCTGTTTACACGTATTGTTGATACTGATGAAAAAGGAGTTTACGTTTCTGGGGCCAAAGCACATCAAACTGGATGCATAAATTCCCACTGGATAATTTTAATGCCAACTATTAGACTTACTGAAGCTGATAAAGATTGGGCAATTGTAGGTGCAATCCCTGCAGATGCAAAAGGAGTCACTTACATTTACGGCAGGCAATCTTGTGATACTCGAAGTATGGAAGAAGGTGACATTGATGATGGTAATGCAAAATTTGGTGGTCAAGAAGCATTAATCATATTAGATCGAGTATTCATTCCATGGGATAAAATATTCATGCATGGGGAATATGAGTTTGCATCAATGCTTGTAGAACGTTTTACTTGTTATCATAGACGTAGTTATGTATGCAAAACAGGTCTTGGTGATGTTCTAATTGGAGCTGCAGCTACCATTGCAGATTATAATGGTATTCCTAAAGTCTCACACATTAAAGACAAGATTATTGAAATGACTCATCTCAATGAAACAATATTTGCTGCTGGTATTGCATCTTCTCATCAAGGACATAAGATGAAGTCTGGAGTTTATCTTAATGATGATATGCTTGCACAAGTTTGCAAACATAATGTCACACGATTCCCATATGAAATCAGTAGACTTGCACAAGATATTGCAGGTGGGTTGGTAGTTACTCTTCCATCTGAAAAAGACTTCAGGCATCCAGAAGCCGGACCATTACTCAAAAAATATCTTGCTGGCAGAAAAGGTGTTGATGTTGAAAATAGAATGAGAATTTTAAGATTAATTGAAAATATGACTTTGGGCAGAAATGCTGTTGGATATCTCACTGAATCAATGCATGGTGCAGGCTCTCCACAAGCACAGAGAATTCAAATTCAAAGACAAATGCAAGTAGGGTACAAAAAGAATCTTGCAAAGAATCTAGCAGGAATCACAAATGATGTTGAAGAACCTAAAGAATCTTCAGAATACTTTAAACGAGTTTTCAAAACAAAGGATTCTGTTCTTTAA
- a CDS encoding lysyl oxidase family protein, protein MTYTKKIFRKTTLIPVLLAIGFMFTTPMLLDVAAAPGGNGNGNGGSTSIPSDALLPDISPGVPKHLNIHNQQQNEFLRFTNTWNNVGVGALEFEPVFPDSDAVEGTTQDAFQNLYDDAGNFAIPSQKIWSTTVSEFIFHETHNHWHISDIGEFSIRSDDNGVPGEIAKNVNGDDVAAVKVGFCIADVYKYNGDNSPTSQRVYWDCEVGLQGIAPGWADQYHQSVEGNEINITDLPNGTYFLVHKWNPANAFVDADVSNDESWMKFDLTDDGNGNRKIVEIEGFAPECQGDGSTPGICGEINKNN, encoded by the coding sequence ATGACATATACAAAGAAAATCTTTCGTAAAACAACACTCATTCCGGTTCTATTAGCAATAGGATTCATGTTTACAACTCCAATGCTTTTGGATGTTGCAGCAGCTCCTGGAGGTAATGGAAATGGAAATGGTGGTTCCACATCAATTCCTTCTGATGCATTACTTCCAGATATCTCACCTGGTGTTCCTAAACATCTTAATATTCATAATCAACAACAAAATGAATTTTTGAGATTTACAAATACATGGAACAATGTTGGTGTAGGTGCATTAGAATTTGAACCAGTTTTCCCAGATTCAGATGCTGTTGAAGGTACTACACAAGATGCATTCCAAAATCTATATGATGATGCAGGTAATTTTGCAATTCCTTCACAAAAAATTTGGAGTACAACTGTTAGTGAGTTTATTTTCCATGAAACTCATAACCATTGGCACATTAGTGACATCGGAGAATTCTCGATCCGATCTGATGATAACGGTGTCCCTGGTGAAATAGCTAAGAATGTTAATGGAGATGATGTTGCCGCTGTTAAAGTTGGATTTTGTATTGCTGATGTATACAAATACAATGGTGATAACTCTCCAACTTCCCAAAGAGTCTATTGGGATTGTGAAGTAGGTTTACAAGGAATCGCACCAGGTTGGGCTGATCAATATCATCAATCTGTCGAAGGAAACGAAATCAACATTACTGATCTTCCAAATGGAACTTACTTCCTAGTACACAAATGGAATCCTGCAAATGCATTTGTTGATGCAGATGTATCAAACGATGAATCATGGATGAAATTTGATCTAACGGATGATGGAAATGGTAACAGAAAGATTGTTGAAATCGAAGGATTTGCTCCTGAATGTCAAGGTGATGGTTCTACACCTGGCATATGTGGCGAAATCAACAAAAACAACTAA
- a CDS encoding signal peptidase I, whose protein sequence is MAKKSISKGIIKDVVIVAVGVLVIWIGLQVAFGTQNPFYVVASGSMIPVLEVYDVLIVQGHEPFEEIEVGDIIVFNRPSDHNRVIVHRVASILDDDPKTIRTKGDANPASIPGTDFPITEEEYIGKVAYILPQVGYITQLLKPPINYVIIAIVIGIMVVKQIAKRKKEKELSFTDPLDSENPDTIEELSDIDKIEEDIEYSEPTELKETKENEESSETESNESTKSDGKSEEYKK, encoded by the coding sequence TTGGCAAAAAAGTCTATTTCAAAAGGAATTATCAAAGATGTTGTTATTGTTGCAGTAGGTGTTTTAGTAATTTGGATTGGATTACAAGTTGCATTTGGAACACAAAACCCATTTTATGTGGTTGCAAGTGGAAGTATGATTCCTGTTTTAGAAGTTTATGATGTGTTAATTGTTCAAGGGCATGAACCATTTGAAGAAATCGAGGTAGGGGACATTATTGTGTTTAATCGACCTTCTGATCACAATAGAGTGATTGTACATAGAGTTGCATCTATCTTAGATGATGATCCTAAAACAATCCGAACAAAAGGAGATGCAAACCCAGCATCAATACCCGGAACAGACTTTCCAATTACTGAAGAAGAATACATTGGAAAAGTAGCATATATTCTTCCACAAGTAGGATACATCACACAATTACTAAAACCACCCATCAATTATGTCATTATTGCAATTGTTATTGGAATAATGGTTGTCAAACAAATAGCAAAAAGAAAAAAGGAAAAAGAATTATCATTTACAGATCCTTTAGATTCAGAAAACCCAGATACGATTGAAGAATTATCAGATATTGATAAGATTGAAGAAGACATAGAGTATTCTGAACCTACAGAACTAAAGGAAACAAAAGAAAATGAAGAATCATCTGAAACTGAATCAAACGAATCTACAAAATCAGATGGAAAATCAGAAGAATATAAAAAATAG